The following coding sequences lie in one Salvelinus fontinalis isolate EN_2023a chromosome 21, ASM2944872v1, whole genome shotgun sequence genomic window:
- the atp8b5b gene encoding phospholipid-transporting ATPase ID isoform X2 codes for MGSLLSRLGLECGGKALKEEERHLRANDRELNLSYKYADNAIKTSKYNIFTFLPLNLFEQFQRLANAYFLFLLCLQSIPEVSSLPWYTTVVPLVLVLSMTMAKDSSDDMNRHRCDKQVNNRKVEVLIEGELQSEKWMDVQVGDIIKLENNQFVTADLLLLSSSEPLNLVYIETAELDGETNLKVKQALTVTGELEDSVEKLANFNGEVRCEPPNNRLDKFTGTLTLKGETYSLDNERVLLRGCTLRNTQWCFGLVVFGGPDTKLMQNCGRTTFKRTSIDRLMNVLVLSIFGFLMIMCLILAIGNGIWEYQEGSKFAAFLPKGVNAPFSAFLTFWSYVIILNTVVPISLYVSVEIIRLGNSFYINWDRKMYYPKSDTPAEARTTTLNEELGQIKYIFSDKTGTLTQNIMTFNKCSINGKSYGELLDFSGQRVEINEKTEKVDFSWNNLADPKFCFHDNSLVEVVREGNPEVQAFFRLLALCHTVMPEEKKEGELYYQAQSPDEGALVTAARNFGFVFRSRTPESITVVEMGELVTYELLAVLDFNNVRKRMSVIVQRAS; via the exons ATGGGGTCCCTACTGTCACGGTTGGGTCTGGAGTGTGGGGGGAAGGCTTTGAAAG AGGAAGAAAGACACCTACGAGCAAATGACAGAGAACTCAACTTGTCTTACAAGTACGCA GACAATGCCATCAAAACCTCCAAATACAACATATTCACCTTTCTCCCGCTCAATCTGTTTGAGCAGTTCCAGAGACTGGCCAATGcctacttcctcttcctcctctgtctccag AGCATCCCTGAGGTCTCGTCCCTGCCCTGGTACACCACCGTGGTCCCCCTGGTCCTGGTGCTCTCCATGACCATGGCCAAGGACAGCAGCGATGACATG AACAGACACAGATGTGACAAACAGGTGAACAACCGGAAGGTGGAGGTCCTCATCGAAGGAGA ACTTCAGAGTGAAAAGTGGATGGATGTTCAAGTTGGGGACATCATCAAGCTGGAGAATAATCAGTTTGTCACG GCTGATCTCCTGTTGCTGTCCAGCAGTGAGCCTCTCAATCTTGTCTACATAGAAACTGCTGAACTAGacgg AGAAACTAACTTGAAGGTGAAGCAGGCCCTGACTGTGACGGGGGAACTGGAGGATAGTGTAGAGAAACTGGCCAACTTCAATG GCGAGGTGCGCTGTGAGCCTCCCAACAACCGGCTGGATAAGTTCACTGGCACCCTGACCCTGAAGGGAGAGACGTACTCACTGGACAACGAGAGGGTCCTGCTGAGAGGCTGCACTCTGAGGAACACCCAGTGGTGCTTCGGCCTGGTCGTCTTTGGAG GTCCAGACACAAAGCTAATGCAGAACTGCGGAAGGACCACATTCAAACGGACCAGCATTGACCGTCTCATGAATGTGCTGGTGCTGAGT ATATTTGGTTTCCTGATGATTATGTGTTTAATCCTGGCCATTGGGAATGGGATCTGGGAATACCAGGAGGGCTCTAAGTTCGCTGCCTTCCTGCCCAAGGGGGTTAACGCTCCCTTCTCAGCCTTCCTCACCTTCTGGTCCTATGTCATCATCCTCAACACTGTGGTGCCTATATCTCTCTACGTCAG TGTGGAGATAATTCGCCTGGGGAACAGTTTCTACATAAACTGGGACAGGAAGATGTATTATCCCAAGAGTGACACGCCTGCCGAGGCCAGGACCACCACGCTCAACGAGGAGCTGGGCCAGATCAAATACATCTTCTCTGACAAGACTGGAACACTCACACAGAACATCATGACCTTCAACAAGTGTTCCATCAACGGAAAGTCTTATG GGGAGTTGTTGGACTTTTCAGGACAAAGAGTTGAGATTAATGAG AAAACAGAGAAGGTGGACTTCTCTTGGAACAACTTGGCAGACCCAAAGTTCTGTTTCCATGACAACAGCCTGGTGGAGGTGGTGAGGGAGGGCAACCCTGAGGTGCAGGCCTTCTTCCGCCTGCTGGCACTGTGCCACACCGTCATGCctgaggagaagaaggagg GTGAGTTGTACTACCAGGCCCAGTCACCAGACGAGGGCGCTCTGGTCACTGCAGCCAGGAACTTTGGCTTTGTGTTTCGCTCTCGTACGCCAGAGAGCATCACTGTGGTGGAGATGGGAGAGCTGGTCACCTACGAGCTGCTGGCTGTTCTGGACTTCAACAACGTCCGCAAGAGGATGTCGGTCATCG TCCAGAGGGCAAgctga
- the atp8b5b gene encoding probable phospholipid-transporting ATPase IM isoform X1, which translates to MGSLLSRLGLECGGKALKEEERHLRANDRELNLSYKYADNAIKTSKYNIFTFLPLNLFEQFQRLANAYFLFLLCLQSIPEVSSLPWYTTVVPLVLVLSMTMAKDSSDDMNRHRCDKQVNNRKVEVLIEGELQSEKWMDVQVGDIIKLENNQFVTADLLLLSSSEPLNLVYIETAELDGETNLKVKQALTVTGELEDSVEKLANFNGEVRCEPPNNRLDKFTGTLTLKGETYSLDNERVLLRGCTLRNTQWCFGLVVFGGPDTKLMQNCGRTTFKRTSIDRLMNVLVLSIFGFLMIMCLILAIGNGIWEYQEGSKFAAFLPKGVNAPFSAFLTFWSYVIILNTVVPISLYVSVEIIRLGNSFYINWDRKMYYPKSDTPAEARTTTLNEELGQIKYIFSDKTGTLTQNIMTFNKCSINGKSYGELLDFSGQRVEINEKTEKVDFSWNNLADPKFCFHDNSLVEVVREGNPEVQAFFRLLALCHTVMPEEKKEGELYYQAQSPDEGALVTAARNFGFVFRSRTPESITVVEMGELVTYELLAVLDFNNVRKRMSVIVRSPEGKLTLYCKGADTIIFERLNPSCSNLTEVTTLHLNEFAGEGLRTLALAYKDIDPEYMEDWKLRHHVANTAMDDREEKLDALYEEIEKGLLLLGSTAVEDKLQDGVPQTIEQLSRADIKIWVLTGDKQETAENIGYSCNMLREEMNEVFIVSANTAEEVRKELQTARRKMTPDGTEEPTVKKSRSGLFCLLKTETVADEPVDGEYAMVINGHSLAFALEKDTEMELLRTACMCQTVICCRVTPMQKAQVVELVKKYKQAVTLAIGDGANDVSMIKAAHIGVGISGQEGMQAVLSSDYSFAQFRYLQRLLLVHGRWSYLRMCKFLRYFFYKNFTFTFVHFWYGFFCGFSAQTIYDEWFITLFNLVYTALPVLSLSLFDQDVNDWWSFQYPQLYTPGQLNQYFSKRAFVYTVLHSGYSSLVLFFIPWAAMYDTVRDDGKEIVDYQSFALLAQTCLLIAVSIQLGLDTHYWTAMNQFFLWGSLSVYFAVIFTMYSNGMFLTLTSSFPFIGTARNSLNQPNVWLTMLLTSVLCVLPVVAYRFLRILLWPTINDKVRYKVRQDKVLPPTPRRVQARRTSTRRSGYAFSHAQGYGDLVTSGKFLRRTPKSRPALFSQTDSPLAQTQPQFYRTISEREEPPLSP; encoded by the exons ATGGGGTCCCTACTGTCACGGTTGGGTCTGGAGTGTGGGGGGAAGGCTTTGAAAG AGGAAGAAAGACACCTACGAGCAAATGACAGAGAACTCAACTTGTCTTACAAGTACGCA GACAATGCCATCAAAACCTCCAAATACAACATATTCACCTTTCTCCCGCTCAATCTGTTTGAGCAGTTCCAGAGACTGGCCAATGcctacttcctcttcctcctctgtctccag AGCATCCCTGAGGTCTCGTCCCTGCCCTGGTACACCACCGTGGTCCCCCTGGTCCTGGTGCTCTCCATGACCATGGCCAAGGACAGCAGCGATGACATG AACAGACACAGATGTGACAAACAGGTGAACAACCGGAAGGTGGAGGTCCTCATCGAAGGAGA ACTTCAGAGTGAAAAGTGGATGGATGTTCAAGTTGGGGACATCATCAAGCTGGAGAATAATCAGTTTGTCACG GCTGATCTCCTGTTGCTGTCCAGCAGTGAGCCTCTCAATCTTGTCTACATAGAAACTGCTGAACTAGacgg AGAAACTAACTTGAAGGTGAAGCAGGCCCTGACTGTGACGGGGGAACTGGAGGATAGTGTAGAGAAACTGGCCAACTTCAATG GCGAGGTGCGCTGTGAGCCTCCCAACAACCGGCTGGATAAGTTCACTGGCACCCTGACCCTGAAGGGAGAGACGTACTCACTGGACAACGAGAGGGTCCTGCTGAGAGGCTGCACTCTGAGGAACACCCAGTGGTGCTTCGGCCTGGTCGTCTTTGGAG GTCCAGACACAAAGCTAATGCAGAACTGCGGAAGGACCACATTCAAACGGACCAGCATTGACCGTCTCATGAATGTGCTGGTGCTGAGT ATATTTGGTTTCCTGATGATTATGTGTTTAATCCTGGCCATTGGGAATGGGATCTGGGAATACCAGGAGGGCTCTAAGTTCGCTGCCTTCCTGCCCAAGGGGGTTAACGCTCCCTTCTCAGCCTTCCTCACCTTCTGGTCCTATGTCATCATCCTCAACACTGTGGTGCCTATATCTCTCTACGTCAG TGTGGAGATAATTCGCCTGGGGAACAGTTTCTACATAAACTGGGACAGGAAGATGTATTATCCCAAGAGTGACACGCCTGCCGAGGCCAGGACCACCACGCTCAACGAGGAGCTGGGCCAGATCAAATACATCTTCTCTGACAAGACTGGAACACTCACACAGAACATCATGACCTTCAACAAGTGTTCCATCAACGGAAAGTCTTATG GGGAGTTGTTGGACTTTTCAGGACAAAGAGTTGAGATTAATGAG AAAACAGAGAAGGTGGACTTCTCTTGGAACAACTTGGCAGACCCAAAGTTCTGTTTCCATGACAACAGCCTGGTGGAGGTGGTGAGGGAGGGCAACCCTGAGGTGCAGGCCTTCTTCCGCCTGCTGGCACTGTGCCACACCGTCATGCctgaggagaagaaggagg GTGAGTTGTACTACCAGGCCCAGTCACCAGACGAGGGCGCTCTGGTCACTGCAGCCAGGAACTTTGGCTTTGTGTTTCGCTCTCGTACGCCAGAGAGCATCACTGTGGTGGAGATGGGAGAGCTGGTCACCTACGAGCTGCTGGCTGTTCTGGACTTCAACAACGTCCGCAAGAGGATGTCGGTCATCG TGCGCAGTCCAGAGGGCAAgctgactctgtactgtaaggGAGCAGACACCATCATCTTCGAGAGACTGAACCCTTCCTGCAGCAACCTAACGGAGGTCACCACCTTGCACCTCAAT GAGTTTGCTGGAGAGGGTCTGCGTACACTGGCTCTAGCCTACAAGGACATAGACCCAGAGTATATGGAGGATTGGAAACTGCGTCACCATGTGGCCAACACTGCCATGGACGACAGGGAGGAGAAGCTGGATGCGCTGTATGAGGAGATAGAGAAAGGCCTGCTG CTGTTAGGATCCACTGCCGTAGAGGATAAGCTACAGGATGGAGTGCCCCAGACCATCGAACAGCTCTCCAGAGCCGACATCAAGATCTGGGTGCTCACTGGAGACAAGCAAG AAACAGCAGAGAACATTGGCTACTCCTgcaacatgttgagagaggagatgaATGAGGTTTTCATTGTGTCGGCAAACACAGCAGAGGAAGTCAGAAAGGAACTCCA GACTGCGAGGAGGAAGATGACACCCGATGGAACAGAGGAACCTACTGTCAAGAAGAGTAGAAGTGGCCTGTTTTGTCTTCTAAAGACGGAGACGGTGGCGGATGAGCCAGTGGATGGAGAGTACGCTATGGTGATTAACGGACACAGTCTG GCATTCGCCCTGGAGAAGGACACGGAGATGGAGCTGCTGCGGACGGCGTGTATGTGTCAGACAGTGATCTGCTGCAGGGTGACTCCAATGCAGAAGGCCCAGGTGGTGGAGCTGGTGAAGAAGTACAAACAGGCCGTGACTCTAGCCATCGGCGACGGGGCCAACGATGTCAGCATGATCAAGG ctgctCATATAGGGGTGGGTATATCAGGTCAGGAGGGTATGCAGGCGGTGCTCTCCAGTGATTACTCCTTCGCTCAGTTCCGCTACCTACAGCGCCTCCTGCTGGTGCACGGCCGCTGGTCCTACCTGAGGATGTGCAAGTTCCTGCGCTACTTCTTCTACAAGAACTTCACCTTCACCTTTGTCCACTTCTGGTACGGCTTCTTCTGCGGTTTCTCAGCACAG ACGATATATGACGAGTGGTTCATCACCCTGTTTAACCTAGTTTACACAGCTCTACCTGTGCTCAGCTTAAGTCTTTTTGACCAG GATGTGAATGACTGGTGGAGTTTCCAGTACCCCCAGCTCTACACCCCAGGCCAGCTGAACCAGTACTTCAGTAAGAGGGCCTTTGTCTACACGGTGTTACACAGTGGCTACAGCTCCCTGGTCCTCTTCTTCATTCCCTGGGCAGCCATGTACGACACGGTCCGAGATGACGGCAAAGAAATTGTGGACTATCAGTCCTTCGCCCTGCTTGCCCAGACCTGCCTGCTCATCGCCGTCAGTATACAA CTGGGTCTGGACACCCATTATTGGACAGCAATGAACCAGTTCTTCCTGTGGGGCAGTCTGTCTGTGTACTTTGCTGTCATATTCACCATGTACAGCAATGGCATGTTCCTCACCTTAACCTCCTCCTTCCCCTTCATTG gCACAGCCAGGAACTCCCTGAACCAGCCCAACGTGTGGCTGACCATGCTCCTCACCTCTGTCCTCTGTGTGCTTCCCGTGGTGGCATACCGCTTCCTACGCATTCTGTTGTGGCCCACCATCAATGACAAG